In a genomic window of Thiolapillus brandeum:
- the tkt gene encoding transketolase — protein MSSRKDLANAIRALSMDAVQKANSGHPGAPMGMADIAEVLWNGHMKHNPSNPGWADRDRFVLSNGHGSMLIYSLLHLTGYDLSIDDLKAFRKLHSKTPGHPEYGYTPGVETTTGPLGQGITNAVGMALAERTLAAQFNREGHHIVDHNTYVFLGDGCMMEGISHEACSLAGVWGLGKLIAFWDDNGISIDGHTEGWFADDTPKRFEAYGWQVIRDVDGHDAEAIDKAIHEAKSVNNKPTLICCKTVIGYGAPNLCGSHDCHGAPLGDDEIQATRDNLGWPYAPFEIPDEIYAGWDAREKGKAAEDAWAEKFAAYKAAYPELAAEFERRMNGDLPDNWQQVADDYIKATDEAAASPATRQASQKAITAYAAALPEFLGGSADLTPSNLTSWPDAKTITDTVADGNYISYGVREFGMSAIMNGVTLHGGFIPFGGTFLMFSEYARNALRMAALMGIRSLFVYTHDSIGLGEDGPTHQPIEQISTLRLIPNMSTWRPCDAVETAVAWKCAIEKKDGPSCLIFSRQGLPHQVRSDDQLSLIAHGGYILEDCDGTPDAIIIATGSEVALAMDAAKQLTEEGKKIRVVSMPCTEVFDAQDEEYKESVLPPGVTARVAVEAGVTDFWYKYVGNTGRVIGIDRFGESAPANELFPHFGFTVDHVVGAVKGVM, from the coding sequence ATGTCCTCGCGTAAAGATCTTGCAAATGCTATCCGTGCACTGAGCATGGATGCTGTTCAAAAAGCTAATTCCGGACACCCGGGTGCACCCATGGGTATGGCGGATATCGCTGAAGTGTTGTGGAACGGCCACATGAAACACAACCCCTCCAACCCTGGTTGGGCTGACCGAGACCGCTTCGTGTTGTCCAATGGCCATGGTTCCATGCTGATCTACTCCCTGCTGCACCTGACCGGCTACGACTTGAGCATCGATGACCTCAAGGCTTTCCGTAAGCTGCATTCCAAGACTCCCGGACACCCCGAATACGGTTATACCCCTGGTGTGGAAACCACTACCGGGCCTTTGGGACAGGGCATTACCAACGCGGTCGGCATGGCACTGGCTGAGCGTACCCTGGCCGCCCAGTTCAACCGCGAAGGCCACCATATCGTGGATCACAATACCTATGTGTTCCTGGGTGATGGCTGCATGATGGAAGGTATTTCCCACGAGGCCTGCTCTCTGGCTGGCGTTTGGGGTCTGGGCAAGCTCATCGCTTTCTGGGATGACAATGGTATTTCCATCGATGGCCACACGGAAGGCTGGTTTGCAGACGACACGCCCAAGCGTTTTGAAGCCTATGGCTGGCAAGTGATTCGCGATGTGGATGGTCATGATGCCGAAGCCATCGACAAGGCCATTCATGAAGCCAAATCCGTGAACAACAAGCCTACTCTGATCTGCTGCAAGACCGTGATTGGCTATGGCGCACCCAACCTGTGTGGTTCCCATGACTGCCATGGCGCGCCCCTGGGTGATGATGAGATTCAGGCAACCCGGGACAATCTGGGCTGGCCTTATGCGCCTTTCGAGATTCCCGACGAGATCTACGCCGGTTGGGATGCCAGGGAAAAAGGCAAGGCGGCTGAAGATGCCTGGGCCGAGAAGTTTGCGGCCTACAAGGCAGCCTATCCTGAGCTGGCGGCCGAGTTCGAGCGCCGCATGAACGGTGATCTTCCGGACAACTGGCAGCAGGTTGCCGATGACTACATCAAGGCCACGGATGAAGCGGCCGCCAGCCCGGCGACCCGCCAGGCTTCCCAGAAGGCCATTACCGCCTATGCCGCAGCCCTGCCCGAGTTCCTGGGCGGTTCTGCCGACCTGACTCCGTCCAACCTGACCTCCTGGCCGGATGCCAAGACCATCACCGATACGGTTGCCGACGGTAACTATATCTCCTATGGTGTGCGCGAGTTCGGTATGTCCGCCATCATGAATGGCGTTACCCTGCACGGGGGTTTCATACCCTTCGGCGGCACCTTCCTGATGTTCTCCGAGTATGCCCGCAACGCCCTGCGCATGGCGGCTCTCATGGGGATTCGCAGTCTGTTCGTTTATACCCACGATTCCATTGGCCTGGGCGAAGACGGTCCTACTCACCAGCCCATCGAGCAGATCTCCACTTTGCGCCTGATTCCCAACATGAGCACCTGGCGTCCCTGCGATGCGGTGGAAACCGCCGTAGCCTGGAAATGCGCCATCGAGAAAAAGGACGGCCCTTCCTGTCTGATCTTCTCCCGCCAGGGTTTGCCCCACCAGGTGCGCTCTGACGATCAACTGTCTCTCATCGCCCATGGTGGTTACATTCTGGAAGATTGCGACGGTACGCCTGATGCCATCATCATCGCCACAGGTTCCGAAGTGGCCCTGGCCATGGATGCTGCCAAGCAACTGACAGAAGAAGGCAAGAAGATTCGCGTGGTTTCCATGCCCTGCACCGAAGTATTCGATGCCCAGGACGAGGAGTACAAGGAATCTGTACTGCCTCCCGGCGTAACCGCCCGTGTGGCTGTGGAAGCCGGTGTTACCGACTTCTGGTACAAGTATGTAGGCAATACTGGCCGGGTCATCGGTATCGACCGCTTTGGTGAATCTGCTCCCGCCAACGAACTGTTCCCGCATTTCGGCTTCACCGTGGATCATGTGGTTGGCGCGGTCAAAGGTGTAATGTAA